The Streptomyces sp. NBC_00576 genome contains the following window.
ATGTGTGGGAGCGCGGGGGAACGCCTGTCCGATACGGACGGGGGTGTCGGGGCGGAGTACGGGGGCGCGGTGCGAGGAGTGTGCGCGGCTGGACCGGGCGCACTCGGTCGCCGCCGACACGATCGCGGACGATCCACGGCCCTATCACGTATATCTGGCGTGGTTCGGGCCCGGGATGACCAAGGTCGGCATCACGGCGCTGGAGCGGGGCTCGGCGCGGCTGCTTGAGCAGGGGGCCGTCGTCTTCAGCTGGCTGGGGGCCGGCCCGCTGATGGCCGCCCGGCGTACGGAGGAGCTGCTGCGCGCCGCGCTCGGTGTCCCGGACCGGATTCCGTACGCCGACAAGCGGGCGGTGCGGGCCGCGCTGCCGGGGTCGGCGGCTGAGCGGGCCGTCGAGGTCGAGGAACTGCATGCCCGGGCGGTGGGGCTGGGTGGCTGGCCCGAGTCCCTGGAGCGCGCGTCCTGCCAAGTCGTCGACCATGTCGGGGTGTTCGGGCTTACGGGGCTTACGGGGCTGACGGGGCCGGCACCGGCCTTGGGGGCAGTGAGCGAGCTGGTGGCGGGGGGTGTCGTCGGGGGTGAGCTGGTGGCGGCGGCCGGGCCCGATCTGCATCTCGCGGTCGAGGACGGGCGGGGGAACGGGCGGGGAGTGGTGGTGTTGGATACGAGGCTGATGACGGGGTGGGAGCTGGTGCCCGTGGGGAGCGGTGGACTCACCGTTCCTGTGCGGGAGTTCAAGGGGTCGAAGGAGTCGGCGGGCG
Protein-coding sequences here:
- a CDS encoding DUF2797 domain-containing protein gives rise to the protein MGQAWRCSGLRWSADGPVLRWDGGRVSALTWGKRVAFGVTEGGVRTCVGARGNACPIRTGVSGRSTGARCEECARLDRAHSVAADTIADDPRPYHVYLAWFGPGMTKVGITALERGSARLLEQGAVVFSWLGAGPLMAARRTEELLRAALGVPDRIPYADKRAVRAALPGSAAERAVEVEELHARAVGLGGWPESLERASCQVVDHVGVFGLTGLTGLTGPAPALGAVSELVAGGVVGGELVAAAGPDLHLAVEDGRGNGRGVVVLDTRLMTGWELVPVGSGGLTVPVREFKGSKESAGVQDGLF